The sequence AGTTTGTTGCCAAAATGcaacaaagttaaaaattaagaaaactacatataaattaaaaacagcGTTCCTCTTGAAAAGGCAGTAAGATAGAACAGACGTGAGCTGAGCCCCTTTGAGAAGTCCTGGGACAGGTACTCGCCTTGAAACGgtccctttcccctctctccaAGTTGCCCCGGGAGGGGGCATCAGCACCAAGAAGGTAAACGGAAGTGACCTTGGCAAAGCTACCAAACAAAACAACCTCCCTCCCTCAACTCCCGGCCCCGGTCCCTGTCCCTCGGCCTCGGCCTCCTCCTACACGTGCGACAAGGACACCTGCTTGTGgtaggcggcggcggcggcggcggcggcggcggggcccggcGGCGCGGTCCTGCCCGTGAGCGCTGCGCTCGCCTCGGCGTAGTCCCCGGCGGCCGTGGCGCCGCCGCTCTTGTGGCCCCGCCGCgggcggcagcagcagcggcTGGTGAAGCGCCGCCACGACTCCACAGTCTTGCCGGACCAAATCCAAACGCCCGACGTGATGCCCACCACAAGGCACATGAAGTACTTGAGCATGAGCACCCAGTACTCGGGCTTGGCGCGCGGCTGGCCGGAGTCCGGGCCGGGGCACGCGCAGGTGAGCGCAGCCTCCCAGCTCTCGCGATAGTGCTGTTCGTACAGGTAGCAGGCCACCACGATGCTGGCTGGCACAGTGTAGAGCAGCGTGAAGATGCCGATGCGGATCATGAGCTTCTCCAGCTTGTCCGTCTTGGTGCCGCCCTCCTTGATGACGCTGCCGATGCGGAAGAGCGACACGAAGCCCGCCAGGAGGAAGAGCGTGCCCACCAGCAGGTAGAGCACCAGCGGGCCCAGCACGAAGCCGCGCAGCGAGTTCAGGTTCTGGTTCCCCACGTAGCAGATGCCGGCCACCGGGTCCCCGTCCACGGAGCTCAGTGCCAGCGCAGTGATGGACTTGACACTGGGGATGAGCCACGCGGCCAGGTGGAAGTACTGCGCATAGCCCGCAGTGGCCTCGTTGCCCCACTTCATGCCAGCCGCCAAGAACCAGGTGAGCGACAGGATGACCCACCAGATGGAGCTGGCCATGCCAAAGAAGTAGACCAAGCAGGAAGACGACAGTGCACAGCGCAGGGCCCGTTGTCTCGTAGTGGATGTGGCTGTGCTCGCGGCTGCAGGCGACGCTGGCATGGCCCACGACCAGGCgcaccaggaagcccagagacacGCACAGGTAGCAGGCTGACAGGAAGATGATGGGGCGCTCAGGGTAGCGGAAGCGTTCCATGTCTATTAAGAAGGTGGCCACcgtggtggaggtggagatgaAGCACAGTACAGACCACAGGCCGATCCAGAAGGTGGCCAACGTGCGCTCGTCGGGGCTGAAGGACGGCTGGTAGCAGGGCACCGCGCAGTTGGGTACCTGGCCCGTCCTCACCTTGTTGTAAAGCGGGTGCGACTCCTTGAGAATGGGCACGAAGGGCTCGCGGCACTTGCACACCGACGGGCCCCCGGCGGCGCAGTCGCTCCCCGAGGCCGGCGACCCCGGCAGGCCTGAGAGGGTGGGCTTGGCCGGGAAGGGCCTGGGGGGCGCCGTGGTGGCCTCGCTGCGGTTGGAATCCATGCACAGGACCTCGGCGTCGCGGCCCAGCACCGGGAGGCGGTCGCAGCTCATGCGATCCGGCCAGGCAAAGCCATACTGGCGCATGAGCGGCGAGCAGCCGGCCTTGGCGCGCTCGCACACCGAGCGGCAGGGCGGCAGTGGCTTGTGGTAGTCGGGCAGGCAGATGGGCGTGTACATGGAGCACAGGAAGAAACGCAGGGCCGGCGAGCAGTGGATCTCCACCAGCGGCCAGAACTGGTGCACCCCCAGACCCGCCTCGTCCTGCGTGTCGTGGTTGAACTGGTTGGGCATGTGCGTCAGGTTGTAGCCGATGCCGCGGCACATGGGCACTGTGATTTCCTGGCACACCGGGGCCTTGGAGGCGGCCGCCGCCCGGCCCGCCAGCTGCGCtaggagcagcagcagcagcagcag comes from Balaenoptera ricei isolate mBalRic1 chromosome 2, mBalRic1.hap2, whole genome shotgun sequence and encodes:
- the LOC132359951 gene encoding LOW QUALITY PROTEIN: frizzled-5-like (The sequence of the model RefSeq protein was modified relative to this genomic sequence to represent the inferred CDS: deleted 1 base in 1 codon), which produces MARPDPSAPPSLLLLLLLLLAQLAGRAAAASKAPVCQEITVPMCRGIGYNLTHMPNQFNHDTQDEAGLGVHQFWPLVEIHCSPALRFFLCSMYTPICLPDYHKPLPPCRSVCERAKAGCSPLMRQYGFAWPDRMSCDRLPVLGRDAEVLCMDSNRSEATTAPPRPFPAKPTLSGLPGSPASGSDCAAGGPSVCKCREPFVPILKESHPLYNKVRTGQVPNCAVPCYQPSFSPDERTLATFWIGLWSVLCFISTSTTVATFLIDMERFRYPERPIIFLSACYLCVSLGFLVRLVVGHASVACSREHSHIHYETTGPALCTVVFLLVYFFGMASSIWWVILSLTWFLAAGMKWGNEATAGYAQYFHLAAWLIPSVKSITALALSSVDGDPVAGICYVGNQNLNSLRGFVLGPLVLYLLVGTLFLLAGFVSLFRIGSVIKEGGTKTDKLEKLMIRIGIFTLLYTVPASIVVACYLYEQHYRESWEAALTCACPGPDSGQPRAKPEYWVLMLKYFMCLVVGITSGVWIWSGKTVESWRRFTSRCCCRPRRGHKSGGATAAGDYAEASAALTGRTAPPGPAAAAAAAAAYHKQVSLSHV